Within Microbaculum marinisediminis, the genomic segment TCGCCGGTCCCGGTCGGACGGCGCGGCGTCGCGCATGCGCGGGCAAACCGCCAAAACGGGCGAAAGATTGCCAAAAATTAATGGAACCTCTCGTGGCTCAGCCGGATTTTGCCTACAAATGAACAGAATTTTCAGCGACCCGAACTACAGGTGATTGCCGATCGGGTTCGGGTCGGGATCCGGTGATGAGGCGTCGAGGAGAGGGACGCCGACGACAGGGGAGCCGAGAACAGGGGGCGAGACCGTACGGCCGGCCGTTGCCGGCTTGATTTGGAGTTACGCGTAATGCCGTCCCGCGCAATCGTCTCCGCGCTATTTGTTGCCGCACAGGCTGTCGCCGCAGTGGGCGCGACCTCCTACGCGCAGGCCTCCGACGACATGCTGTTCACGCCCGCCGCGCCGGTGGTCTACGACTGGTCCGGCGTCTATGCCGGCCTGTCCGCCGGCGTGAGCTGGGACGAATTCGATGCCCTGATCGGCACGCCTCCCGTCCGAACGACGTTCGACCCCAGCGGCTTCGCGGCGGGCGCCTTCACCGGCGTGAACTTCCAGAACGGTCCGTTCGTCTATGGCGTCGAGGCGGACATCAATTTCAAGCTCGGCGACGATACCGGCGTC encodes:
- a CDS encoding outer membrane protein, with the protein product MPSRAIVSALFVAAQAVAAVGATSYAQASDDMLFTPAAPVVYDWSGVYAGLSAGVSWDEFDALIGTPPVRTTFDPSGFAAGAFTGVNFQNGPFVYGVEADINFKLGDDTGVIAGVPFTADSDWFATLRGRAGYAVDRYMFYGTGGLAVGDVSLSAPAASFSDTKVGWTIGAGIEAAITDNFTVRGEYLYTDLGKASGTLGGTPFSTEFDSHTVRAGVTYKFK